Proteins found in one Promicromonospora sukumoe genomic segment:
- a CDS encoding amino acid ABC transporter permease, with translation MADHTMSADLAEGESRLLYPPPGLPPGGDGPAQAGPSDEDLRVVGARHPGRWAATAVVGVLLSMVISSLVTNDRWEWDIVAQYLTWPSILEGAWATVRLTVAASIVGFALGTVLALMRLSRSPLLQAVSWAYTWVFRSVPLLLQLLLWYNLAYLYPVLSLGIPFGPEFLFFDTLDLIDKFWAAILGLGLSQAAYSAEIVRAGILGVDQGQHEAAASLGIPRHRQVRRIILPQAMRSIVPTAVNEVIGLLKGTSIVYVLAYGELFYIVSVIYGRNGRVVPLLIVAAIWYLALTTLITVVQYYVERHYAKGALRTLPPTPVQRVRWEVQVGWSRLTGAPVPDGVPPALAARVRVGRWVAPRGGAGTSTGTGPRGGAA, from the coding sequence ATGGCTGACCACACCATGAGCGCCGACCTGGCCGAGGGCGAGTCCCGCCTCCTGTACCCGCCGCCCGGGCTGCCGCCGGGCGGGGACGGTCCGGCACAGGCCGGACCGTCCGACGAGGACCTGCGTGTCGTCGGGGCCCGGCACCCGGGGCGCTGGGCCGCGACCGCCGTCGTCGGCGTGCTGCTGTCCATGGTGATCTCCTCCCTGGTCACGAACGACCGCTGGGAGTGGGACATCGTGGCCCAGTACCTCACGTGGCCCTCGATCCTGGAGGGCGCGTGGGCCACGGTGCGGCTCACGGTGGCGGCGTCCATCGTCGGTTTCGCGCTCGGCACGGTGCTGGCCCTGATGCGGCTGTCCCGCTCGCCCCTGCTGCAGGCCGTCTCGTGGGCCTACACGTGGGTGTTCCGGTCGGTGCCGCTGCTGCTCCAGCTCCTGCTCTGGTACAACCTCGCCTACCTGTACCCGGTGCTCAGCCTCGGCATCCCGTTCGGGCCGGAGTTCCTGTTCTTCGACACGCTCGACCTGATCGACAAGTTCTGGGCCGCGATCCTCGGCCTCGGCCTGTCGCAGGCGGCGTACAGCGCGGAGATCGTCCGGGCCGGCATCCTCGGCGTCGACCAGGGGCAGCACGAGGCCGCGGCCTCCCTGGGCATCCCGCGCCACCGCCAGGTGCGGCGCATCATCCTGCCGCAGGCCATGCGGTCCATCGTGCCGACCGCCGTGAACGAGGTGATCGGCCTGCTCAAGGGCACCTCGATCGTCTACGTGCTGGCGTACGGCGAGCTGTTCTACATCGTGAGCGTCATCTACGGGCGCAACGGCCGCGTGGTGCCGCTCCTGATCGTCGCCGCGATCTGGTACCTGGCCCTGACCACCCTCATCACCGTGGTCCAGTACTACGTCGAGCGGCACTACGCCAAGGGCGCGCTGCGCACCCTGCCGCCCACACCCGTCCAGCGGGTGCGGTGGGAGGTCCAGGTCGGCTGGTCGCGCCTCACGGGCGCCCCCGTGCCCGACGGCGTCCCGCCCGCCCTGGCGGCGCGCGTCCGGGTCGGGCGGTGGGTCGCCCCGCGTGGCGGCGCCGGCACGAGTACCGGCACCGGACCGCGAGGAGGTGCCGCATGA
- a CDS encoding GNAT family N-acetyltransferase, which yields MTTLSAGTPPASFAPLPVEVRDVHLSDPLVEPLLAGLSAEYRARYHDLLDEEQHRAEMARYAAEEFAPPVGGLVLLLADGEPVAGGAFRRRLEPELGEAARLARADARDADGVPAVPTAELKRIWTHDAHRRQGLARRVLTELEARARDLGYPRLYLTTGPRQPEAAGLYRSAGYTPLSPAAAGEPADPAAAEQPFGPLPFEKWLTTP from the coding sequence ATGACCACGCTCTCGGCGGGGACCCCGCCGGCCTCGTTCGCGCCCCTGCCGGTCGAGGTCCGCGACGTGCACCTGTCCGACCCGCTGGTCGAGCCGCTGCTGGCCGGCCTCTCGGCCGAGTACCGCGCCCGGTACCACGACCTGCTGGACGAGGAGCAGCACCGGGCCGAGATGGCGCGCTACGCCGCCGAGGAGTTCGCCCCGCCGGTGGGCGGCCTGGTGCTGCTCCTGGCGGACGGTGAGCCGGTGGCGGGCGGCGCGTTCCGGCGTCGGCTGGAGCCCGAGCTGGGGGAGGCCGCGCGCCTGGCGCGCGCCGACGCCCGGGACGCGGACGGCGTCCCGGCCGTGCCCACGGCCGAGCTCAAGCGCATCTGGACCCACGACGCGCACCGGCGCCAGGGCCTGGCCCGACGGGTGCTCACCGAGCTGGAGGCCCGGGCCCGCGACCTGGGCTACCCGCGCCTCTACCTGACCACGGGCCCGCGCCAGCCGGAGGCGGCGGGGCTGTACCGCTCGGCGGGCTACACGCCCCTGTCGCCGGCCGCCGCGGGCGAGCCCGCCGACCCGGCAGCAGCAGAGCAGCCCTTCGGCCCCCTGCCCTTCGAGAAATGGCTGACCACACCATGA
- a CDS encoding DUF1684 domain-containing protein yields MTEALRTATDPAPTPGTATAGPASPADAAREAAAARELAAWRADRERDLRTPHGWLSLTGLLWPTSEPRRLPGLPGEWWVVDRTLYTRPAPDDTAVLTGERVAEHGPTLVAVDEGRSRVLGTFLPEDRAGSAAAAGKGADGAPGTDTEEVVVEVVLRTGRYGLRPRDPRAATRTGFTGVPAFGHDPEWVLDARVSWYDEPERVTVGAAQPRLVHHVQVIGEVGVVHGGTVTTLALTGTLDEPTLLFSDEADDVAPWRVLRIDLEAGEGEQGTLRLDLNRAVNLPYAFTEFGTCPAPVPGNHLPFAVTAGEKAPR; encoded by the coding sequence ATGACCGAGGCACTGCGCACCGCCACCGACCCGGCGCCGACGCCGGGCACCGCGACCGCCGGCCCGGCGAGCCCCGCCGACGCCGCCCGCGAGGCCGCCGCAGCCCGCGAGCTCGCGGCCTGGCGCGCGGACCGCGAGCGCGACCTGCGGACGCCGCACGGGTGGCTGAGCCTGACGGGGCTCCTGTGGCCGACGTCGGAGCCCCGCCGCCTGCCCGGGCTGCCGGGGGAGTGGTGGGTCGTGGACCGCACGCTCTACACGCGGCCCGCGCCGGACGACACGGCGGTGCTGACGGGCGAGCGGGTCGCGGAGCACGGCCCGACGCTGGTCGCCGTCGACGAGGGGCGCTCGCGCGTCCTGGGCACGTTCCTGCCGGAGGACCGGGCGGGTTCGGCTGCGGCTGCGGGCAAGGGCGCGGACGGCGCCCCGGGCACCGACACCGAGGAGGTCGTCGTCGAGGTGGTGCTGCGCACGGGCCGGTACGGCCTCCGGCCGCGGGACCCGCGTGCGGCGACCCGCACCGGGTTCACGGGCGTCCCGGCGTTCGGGCACGACCCGGAGTGGGTGCTGGACGCCCGCGTGTCCTGGTACGACGAGCCCGAGCGGGTGACGGTCGGCGCCGCCCAGCCGCGCCTGGTGCACCACGTCCAGGTGATCGGCGAGGTCGGGGTCGTGCACGGCGGCACGGTCACGACGCTCGCGCTGACCGGGACGCTCGACGAGCCGACCCTGCTGTTCAGCGACGAGGCCGACGACGTCGCGCCGTGGCGGGTCCTGCGGATCGACCTGGAGGCCGGGGAGGGCGAGCAGGGCACACTGCGCCTGGACCTGAACCGGGCCGTCAACCTGCCGTACGCGTTCACCGAGTTCGGCACGTGCCCGGCCCCGGTGCCGGGCAACCACCTGCCCTTCGCGGTCACCGCGGGCGAGAAGGCCCCGCGATGA
- a CDS encoding dipeptide ABC transporter ATP-binding protein: MTLTTRPGAGPTTPAATTPGDAAPSGTVLTVRGLRVAYGETEVVHGVDLDVRPGEVVALVGESGSGKSTTAHALIGLLPDGGHVTAGEVTLGAGPGSVGLTGLLPDAWRRVRGVRVGLVPQDPGTALDPVVRVGEQVAEALVVHGTPRRAARERAVEILAEVGIDRPRERARQYPHQLSGGMRQRVLVGIAMACEPELVIADEPTSALDVTVQRRVLDLLADLTGRAGTAVLLITHDLAVAADRADRVVVLKDGVVVEEGPAARVLGAPEHPYTRELVAAVPGRNNVPSAHAPVVDAPDETPPPVLLEVRGLVKEFRLGRRERLRAVDDVSFAVPRGSAFALVGESGSGKSTTARLVLGLERPDAGAVELDGVPVGDDRATRRRTQLVHQDPYSSLDPRFTVAAVVEEPLHAHRVGDRAERRDRVAQLLEQVHLSPDLARRRPAELSGGQRQRVAIARALALDPELLVLDEPTSALDVSVQARVLELLARLRAERGLTYLFISHDLAVVRQVADHVGVLSGGRLVETGPVARVFDHPAHDYTAELIAAIPGARTPAHPDRKDLT, translated from the coding sequence ATGACGCTCACGACCCGGCCCGGTGCGGGCCCGACCACCCCGGCGGCGACCACCCCGGGCGACGCCGCGCCGTCGGGCACGGTGCTGACCGTGCGCGGGCTGCGCGTCGCCTACGGCGAGACCGAGGTGGTGCACGGGGTGGACCTGGACGTGCGGCCGGGGGAGGTGGTCGCGCTGGTCGGGGAGTCGGGCAGCGGCAAGTCCACGACGGCGCACGCCCTGATCGGCCTGCTGCCCGACGGCGGTCACGTGACCGCGGGGGAGGTGACCCTCGGCGCCGGCCCGGGCTCCGTCGGGCTGACCGGGCTGCTCCCGGACGCCTGGCGGCGCGTGCGCGGCGTGCGGGTGGGCCTGGTGCCGCAGGACCCGGGCACCGCGCTCGACCCGGTGGTGCGGGTGGGGGAGCAGGTCGCCGAGGCGCTCGTCGTGCACGGGACGCCGCGCCGGGCCGCGCGCGAGCGGGCCGTCGAGATCCTGGCCGAGGTGGGGATCGACCGGCCGCGCGAGCGCGCCCGGCAGTACCCGCACCAGCTCTCGGGCGGCATGCGGCAGCGCGTGCTCGTGGGGATCGCGATGGCCTGCGAGCCGGAGCTCGTGATCGCGGACGAGCCGACGTCGGCCCTGGACGTGACCGTGCAGCGCCGCGTGCTCGACCTGCTCGCCGACCTCACGGGCCGGGCGGGCACGGCGGTGCTGCTCATCACGCACGACCTCGCCGTCGCCGCCGACCGGGCGGACCGGGTGGTCGTGCTCAAGGACGGCGTCGTGGTCGAGGAGGGGCCCGCGGCCCGCGTGCTGGGCGCGCCCGAGCACCCGTACACGCGGGAGCTGGTCGCGGCCGTACCGGGCAGAAATAATGTGCCAAGCGCGCATGCTCCGGTCGTCGACGCCCCCGACGAGACCCCGCCGCCCGTCCTGCTGGAGGTCCGCGGGCTCGTCAAGGAGTTCCGCCTCGGCCGGCGCGAGCGGCTGCGCGCCGTCGACGACGTGTCGTTCGCCGTGCCGCGCGGCTCGGCGTTCGCGCTGGTGGGGGAGTCGGGGTCGGGCAAGTCGACCACCGCACGCCTGGTGCTGGGCCTGGAGCGGCCCGACGCAGGCGCGGTCGAGCTGGACGGCGTGCCCGTCGGCGACGACCGGGCGACCCGCCGTCGGACCCAGCTCGTGCACCAGGACCCGTACTCGTCCCTCGACCCGCGCTTCACGGTCGCCGCCGTCGTGGAGGAGCCGCTGCACGCCCACCGTGTCGGGGACCGCGCCGAGCGGCGCGACCGGGTGGCGCAGCTCCTGGAGCAGGTGCACCTCTCGCCGGACCTGGCCCGACGGCGGCCCGCCGAGCTGTCGGGCGGGCAGCGGCAGCGGGTCGCCATCGCGCGGGCGCTGGCGCTCGACCCGGAGCTGCTCGTGCTCGACGAGCCCACGTCCGCGCTCGACGTCTCCGTGCAGGCCCGGGTGCTGGAGCTGCTGGCCCGCCTGCGCGCCGAGCGCGGCCTCACCTACCTCTTCATCTCGCACGACCTCGCGGTGGTGCGGCAGGTCGCCGACCATGTCGGCGTGCTGAGCGGCGGCCGGCTGGTCGAGACCGGCCCCGTAGCGCGCGTCTTCGACCACCCCGCCCACGACTACACCGCGGAGCTGATCGCGGCGATCCCCGGTGCCCGCACCCCCGCGCACCCCGACCGGAAGGACCTGACATGA
- a CDS encoding ABC transporter permease gives MSAGLALLRTRPAALVALAVVTLILAWALVPGLFTGQDPITGVPADKLQAPDAAHWFGTDHLGRDLFARTVHGTSLSVRAALLAIGVALVAGSGIGLLAGFLGGPVDDALMRATDVLLAIPGLLLSLAVVTALGFGTVKVAIAVGIASVATFARVMRSQVLRVRHATYVEAARLAGATRGAVLLRHVLPNAAGPVLALAAVELGAVILAVSALSFLGYGATPPTPEWGSLVAEGRDYLAVAWWYSTLPGLVIALFVLAVGVLGRALTRETRTDR, from the coding sequence ATGAGCGCCGGTCTCGCTCTGCTCCGCACCCGCCCCGCCGCCCTGGTGGCGCTCGCGGTCGTGACGCTGATCCTGGCCTGGGCGCTCGTGCCCGGCCTGTTCACGGGCCAGGACCCGATCACCGGCGTGCCCGCCGACAAGCTTCAGGCGCCCGACGCCGCCCACTGGTTCGGCACCGACCACCTGGGCCGCGACCTGTTCGCCCGCACCGTGCACGGCACCAGCCTCTCGGTCCGCGCCGCGCTGCTCGCGATCGGCGTCGCCCTCGTGGCCGGGTCCGGCATCGGCCTGCTCGCCGGGTTCCTCGGCGGCCCCGTCGACGACGCCCTCATGCGCGCCACCGACGTGCTGCTCGCCATCCCCGGCCTGCTGCTCTCGCTCGCCGTCGTGACCGCGCTCGGCTTCGGCACCGTCAAGGTCGCGATCGCCGTGGGCATCGCCTCGGTCGCCACGTTCGCCCGCGTCATGCGCAGCCAGGTGCTGCGCGTCCGGCACGCCACCTACGTCGAGGCCGCCCGGCTCGCCGGCGCGACCCGCGGGGCCGTGCTGCTCCGGCACGTGCTGCCCAACGCCGCCGGACCCGTGCTGGCGCTCGCGGCCGTCGAGCTCGGCGCCGTGATCCTCGCGGTCTCGGCCCTCAGCTTCCTCGGGTACGGCGCCACGCCGCCCACGCCCGAGTGGGGCTCCCTGGTGGCCGAGGGCCGCGACTACCTGGCGGTCGCCTGGTGGTACTCGACGCTGCCGGGCCTGGTCATCGCCCTGTTCGTGCTCGCCGTCGGCGTGCTCGGCCGGGCACTCACCCGCGAGACGAGGACGGACCGATGA
- a CDS encoding ABC transporter permease, whose product MAAYVLRRLGGAVAVLWAAFTVSYLILYLLPSDPVAIMLDQGAGGERVDPARVAELRERYGFDQGPVQQYLTLLGRTLTGDLGTSISSGAPVSGLIADAFPETAKLAGLALALALVAGVGIALLASWTRAAWLRDLLLALPPLGVAVPGFWVGLVLLHLFSFTWFVFPAVGNEGFASLVLPAVTLAVGLAAVVAQVLSQGLREASRAPYVETAFAKGSGRARVLGAHVARNGSLPTVTVLGVLVGNLLGGTVVVETVFSRQGFGRLVENAVTTQDIPVVQGLVVVAAAVFVVTSLLVDLVHPLLDPRVLAGGHGRSGGGAR is encoded by the coding sequence ATGGCCGCCTACGTGCTGCGCCGCCTCGGCGGCGCCGTCGCGGTCCTGTGGGCTGCGTTCACCGTCTCCTACCTGATCCTGTACCTGCTGCCCAGCGACCCGGTCGCGATCATGCTCGACCAGGGCGCCGGGGGCGAGCGCGTGGACCCGGCCCGCGTGGCCGAGCTGCGCGAGCGCTACGGGTTCGACCAGGGTCCCGTGCAGCAGTATCTGACGCTGCTCGGCCGCACCCTGACGGGCGACCTCGGCACGTCCATCAGCAGCGGCGCCCCCGTGAGCGGCCTCATCGCGGACGCGTTCCCGGAGACGGCGAAGCTCGCCGGCCTCGCGCTCGCCCTCGCCCTGGTCGCCGGCGTGGGGATCGCCCTGCTCGCGTCCTGGACCCGTGCGGCGTGGCTGCGCGACCTGCTGCTCGCGCTGCCGCCGCTCGGCGTCGCCGTGCCCGGGTTCTGGGTCGGCCTCGTGCTGCTCCACCTGTTCTCGTTCACCTGGTTCGTCTTCCCGGCGGTCGGCAACGAGGGGTTCGCCTCCCTGGTGCTGCCCGCGGTGACGCTCGCCGTCGGGCTCGCCGCCGTCGTCGCGCAGGTGCTGTCCCAGGGCCTGCGCGAGGCCTCGCGGGCGCCCTACGTCGAGACCGCGTTCGCCAAGGGCTCCGGCCGTGCCCGGGTGCTCGGCGCGCACGTGGCCCGCAACGGGTCCCTGCCCACCGTCACCGTGCTCGGCGTCCTGGTGGGCAACCTGCTGGGCGGCACCGTCGTGGTCGAGACGGTGTTCTCCCGCCAGGGCTTCGGGCGGCTCGTCGAGAACGCGGTGACCACGCAGGACATCCCCGTCGTCCAGGGACTCGTGGTGGTCGCTGCCGCGGTGTTCGTCGTCACCAGCCTGCTGGTCGACCTCGTGCACCCGCTGCTCGACCCGCGGGTGCTGGCCGGCGGCCACGGACGCTCCGGGGGAGGTGCGCGATGA
- a CDS encoding ABC transporter substrate-binding protein, with protein sequence MVPNPPRRTSPHRTSPQRTISRRSHAAPAAVATALAAALALTGCSGPESASGAAPAEPTPGGTLRFALGAAPAGVDPQQVGSNVSIYVARQLADSLTDQDPETGEIQPWLAESWEVSDDLTRFTFHLRDGVTFSDGSALDADDVRASFDAISGDLGAAAPLAASYLAGYQETEVPDPGTATVVFDEPNAQFLQATSTVSLAILAEETAEVDPAERLQGDVIGSGPFVLESYTQDQGAVVTRREGYDWAPEAAEHQGDAYLERIEFSVVPESGVRAGGLASDQFDAVGDVLPQDVPQVEGSGGEVLTRANPGVPFVLQPNLTRAPLDDVEVRRALLVAIDRQELVDTVLSDAFAPATGILASTTPGYADLSDRLAFDPEEAGRILDDAGWTEGPDGIRVKDGEPLEIEVTFTPVFTGSGPVLELVAQQLRAVGVDLRLRQLTAAEQTTAQDSGDYDFYYYNVTRADADILRTQFSTAQRNLSLREPDDVVDPLLDEQLGEADPATRDAVVAEAQEALLDEGLAIPLFELSQSIGVRGDVHGVTFDASSRLLFHDAWIEQE encoded by the coding sequence ATGGTTCCGAACCCCCCGCGCCGCACCAGCCCGCACCGCACCAGTCCGCAGCGCACGATCAGCCGCCGCTCCCACGCCGCGCCCGCCGCCGTCGCCACGGCCCTGGCCGCGGCGCTCGCCCTGACCGGCTGCTCCGGGCCGGAGAGCGCCTCGGGCGCCGCGCCCGCCGAGCCGACGCCGGGCGGCACGCTCCGGTTCGCGCTCGGGGCCGCGCCGGCGGGCGTGGACCCGCAGCAGGTGGGCTCGAACGTGAGCATCTACGTGGCGCGGCAGCTCGCGGACTCGCTGACAGACCAGGACCCGGAGACCGGCGAGATCCAGCCGTGGCTCGCCGAGAGCTGGGAGGTCAGCGACGACCTGACCCGCTTCACGTTCCACCTGCGCGACGGCGTGACGTTCTCGGACGGCAGCGCGCTCGACGCCGACGACGTCCGGGCCAGCTTCGACGCCATCTCGGGCGACCTGGGCGCGGCCGCGCCGCTCGCGGCGAGCTACCTCGCGGGCTACCAGGAGACCGAGGTACCCGACCCGGGGACCGCGACCGTCGTCTTCGACGAGCCGAACGCGCAGTTCCTGCAGGCCACGTCCACGGTGTCGCTCGCGATCCTCGCCGAGGAGACGGCGGAGGTGGACCCGGCCGAGCGCCTCCAGGGCGACGTGATCGGCTCCGGCCCGTTCGTGCTGGAGAGCTACACGCAGGACCAGGGCGCCGTCGTCACCCGGCGCGAGGGCTACGACTGGGCGCCCGAGGCCGCCGAGCACCAGGGCGACGCCTACCTGGAGCGCATCGAGTTCTCCGTGGTCCCGGAGTCGGGCGTCCGCGCGGGCGGGCTCGCGTCCGACCAGTTCGACGCCGTCGGCGACGTGCTGCCGCAGGACGTGCCACAGGTCGAGGGCTCCGGCGGCGAGGTGCTGACCCGCGCCAACCCCGGCGTGCCGTTCGTGCTCCAGCCCAACCTGACCCGCGCGCCCCTGGACGACGTCGAGGTGCGGCGCGCGCTGCTGGTCGCGATCGACCGCCAGGAGCTGGTCGACACGGTGCTGTCCGACGCGTTCGCGCCGGCCACCGGCATCCTGGCGTCGACGACGCCGGGCTACGCCGACCTGTCCGACCGACTCGCCTTCGACCCCGAGGAGGCCGGACGCATCCTCGACGACGCCGGCTGGACGGAGGGCCCGGACGGCATCCGCGTCAAGGACGGCGAGCCGCTGGAGATCGAGGTCACCTTCACGCCGGTGTTCACCGGCAGCGGCCCCGTGCTGGAGCTGGTCGCCCAGCAGCTCCGCGCCGTCGGCGTGGACCTGAGGCTCCGCCAGCTCACGGCCGCCGAGCAGACCACGGCCCAGGACTCCGGCGACTACGACTTCTACTACTACAACGTCACCCGGGCCGACGCCGACATCCTGCGCACCCAGTTCTCGACGGCGCAGCGCAACCTCAGCCTGCGCGAGCCCGACGACGTCGTGGACCCGCTGCTCGACGAGCAGCTCGGCGAGGCCGACCCGGCCACCCGGGACGCCGTCGTGGCCGAGGCGCAGGAGGCGCTCCTGGACGAGGGCCTGGCGATCCCGCTGTTCGAGCTGTCCCAGTCGATCGGGGTGCGCGGCGACGTGCACGGCGTCACCTTCGACGCCTCGTCCCGCCTGCTGTTCCACGACGCCTGGATCGAGCAGGAGTGA
- a CDS encoding gluconeogenesis factor YvcK family protein produces the protein MIPHAPGVPDASAPEWSKNPSVVALGGGHGLSASLSALRLMSDRLTAVVTVADDGGSSGRLRDELDVLPPGDLRMALAALCDDSEWGRTWSAMLQHRFSSKGELDNHAMGNLLIVALWELLGNEVEGLDWVGRLLGARGRVLPMASVPLVVEADVRHASAPGEPEVPLETVVGQSKVAVTEGRIEQLRLLPADPPASPEAVQAVLDADWVVLGPGSWYSSVLVHLLVPALADALHTTKARRCVTLNLSAENGETAGLTAVDHLEALHKHAPGLRIDAVLADPSAVEDVAALEAAAASMGARVIMRQVRRGDDTARHDGLRLAAAYRDVFEGVYGDV, from the coding sequence ATGATCCCGCACGCACCGGGAGTGCCCGACGCCTCGGCACCGGAGTGGAGCAAGAACCCGTCGGTCGTCGCCCTCGGCGGCGGCCACGGCCTGTCCGCGAGCCTGTCCGCGCTGCGCCTCATGTCCGACCGCCTGACGGCCGTCGTGACGGTGGCCGACGACGGCGGCTCGTCCGGCCGGCTGCGCGACGAGCTCGACGTGCTGCCCCCGGGCGACCTGCGGATGGCGCTCGCGGCCCTGTGCGACGACTCCGAGTGGGGCCGCACGTGGAGCGCGATGCTGCAGCACCGCTTCTCGTCGAAGGGCGAGCTGGACAACCACGCCATGGGCAACCTGCTCATCGTGGCGCTCTGGGAGCTGCTCGGCAACGAGGTCGAGGGCCTGGACTGGGTGGGCCGGCTGCTCGGCGCCCGCGGGCGGGTGCTGCCGATGGCGTCCGTGCCGCTCGTGGTCGAGGCCGACGTGCGGCACGCCTCGGCGCCCGGCGAGCCCGAGGTGCCGCTGGAGACCGTCGTCGGGCAGAGCAAGGTCGCCGTGACCGAGGGCCGGATCGAGCAGCTCCGCCTGCTGCCCGCCGACCCGCCGGCGTCCCCGGAGGCCGTCCAGGCCGTGCTCGACGCCGACTGGGTGGTCCTGGGCCCCGGCTCCTGGTACTCCTCCGTGCTGGTCCACCTGCTGGTGCCCGCGCTCGCGGACGCCCTGCACACCACCAAGGCGCGGCGCTGCGTCACGCTCAACCTGTCCGCCGAGAACGGCGAGACGGCCGGCCTGACCGCCGTCGACCACCTGGAGGCCCTGCACAAGCACGCACCCGGCCTGCGGATCGACGCCGTGCTGGCCGACCCGTCCGCCGTCGAGGACGTCGCCGCCCTGGAGGCGGCCGCCGCCTCGATGGGGGCGCGCGTGATCATGCGGCAGGTGCGCCGCGGCGACGACACCGCCCGGCACGACGGCCTGCGCCTGGCCGCCGCCTACCGGGACGTGTTCGAGGGCGTCTACGGCGACGTCTGA
- the rapZ gene encoding RNase adapter RapZ: MSNTEPSPTTAPEGIAAVEAATHTPERSDPQVLVITGMSGAGRSRAAAVLEDLDWYVVDNLPPMMLVPLVDLMAKGSSIERVAVVVDVRGRQFFSELDKVLTHMTEAKVAYRILFLDASDEVLVRRFEQVRRPHPLQGDGRILDGIAEERSVVATLAERADLRIDTSDLSVHDLAREIRAWLAHDATEQLRINVISFGFKYGIPLDADHVVDVRFLANPYWITELRHLTGRDQPVRDYVLARPGAVEFADRYVDALAPVLAGYLNEEKRYVTIAVGCTGGKHRSVAMSDAIAERLRARGQLVSVSARDLGRE; the protein is encoded by the coding sequence ATGAGCAACACCGAGCCGTCCCCCACCACGGCCCCCGAGGGAATCGCCGCGGTCGAGGCCGCCACGCACACCCCCGAGCGCAGCGACCCGCAGGTCCTGGTGATCACCGGCATGTCCGGCGCCGGCCGCTCCCGGGCCGCCGCCGTGCTGGAGGACCTCGACTGGTACGTGGTCGACAACCTCCCGCCCATGATGCTGGTGCCCCTGGTCGACCTCATGGCCAAGGGGTCCAGCATCGAGCGCGTCGCCGTCGTCGTGGACGTGCGCGGCCGCCAGTTCTTCTCGGAGCTGGACAAGGTGCTCACGCACATGACGGAGGCCAAGGTGGCCTACCGCATCCTGTTCCTGGACGCGAGCGACGAGGTGCTGGTGCGCCGCTTCGAGCAGGTGCGCCGCCCGCACCCGCTGCAGGGCGACGGCCGCATCCTCGACGGCATCGCCGAGGAGCGCTCCGTCGTCGCGACCCTCGCCGAGCGCGCCGACCTGCGCATCGACACCTCCGACCTGTCCGTGCACGACCTCGCCCGCGAGATCCGCGCCTGGCTGGCGCACGACGCGACCGAGCAGCTCCGCATCAACGTGATCTCGTTCGGGTTCAAGTACGGCATCCCCCTGGACGCCGACCACGTGGTGGACGTACGGTTCCTGGCCAACCCCTACTGGATCACCGAGCTGCGGCACCTGACCGGGCGTGACCAGCCAGTTCGCGACTACGTGCTCGCCCGTCCGGGCGCCGTGGAGTTCGCGGACCGGTACGTCGACGCCCTGGCCCCGGTGCTCGCCGGCTATCTCAACGAGGAGAAGCGCTACGTGACCATCGCCGTCGGCTGCACGGGCGGGAAGCACCGGTCCGTCGCCATGTCGGACGCCATCGCCGAGCGCCTGCGCGCCCGGGGCCAGCTCGTCTCCGTCTCGGCGAGGGACCTGGGCCGCGAATGA